Proteins encoded by one window of Acuticoccus sp. MNP-M23:
- a CDS encoding methylated-DNA--[protein]-cysteine S-methyltransferase, whose translation MQLCRAACPSPIGPLTVITDGEDNLCALDFDGYDERLHRLLVRYHGAALTVAETPVPRAIAKALDAYFAGAMDALQALPVRTNGSAFQERVWTALRTIGPGETLSYGALAARIGSAKASRAVGLANGANPVAIAVPCHRVIGADGSLTGFGGGIERKRWLLAHEAAHSGLFAAIA comes from the coding sequence TCACCGACGGCGAGGACAATCTCTGCGCGCTCGACTTCGACGGCTATGACGAGCGCCTCCACCGCCTTCTGGTGCGCTATCACGGCGCGGCGCTGACTGTGGCCGAAACGCCCGTCCCCCGCGCCATCGCAAAGGCGTTGGACGCCTATTTTGCCGGCGCGATGGATGCGCTGCAGGCGCTGCCGGTGCGCACCAACGGGAGCGCCTTCCAGGAGCGGGTGTGGACCGCCCTGCGCACCATCGGGCCCGGCGAAACGCTGAGCTACGGCGCACTTGCCGCGCGCATCGGTTCCGCCAAGGCCAGCCGCGCGGTCGGGCTGGCCAACGGCGCCAACCCCGTTGCCATCGCTGTGCCCTGCCACCGCGTGATCGGCGCCGACGGCTCGCTCACCGGCTTCGGCGGCGGCATCGAACGCAAGCGCTGGCTCCTTGCCCATGAGGCGGCCCATTCGGGCCTGTTTGCCGCCATCGCCTGA
- the smpB gene encoding SsrA-binding protein SmpB translates to MAKPNKPDPNERVVAENRKARFNYEILDTVEAGIQLQGTEVKSLRDGRSNVADAYASDTNGELWLYNFHIPEYQKAMTLLNHELRRPRKLLLRRSELNKMIGSIQKEGLTIVPLRVYFNARGMAKVLVALAKGKKNHDKRETSKQRDWQRDKQRLLRDKG, encoded by the coding sequence ATGGCCAAACCGAACAAACCGGACCCCAACGAGCGGGTCGTCGCAGAGAACCGCAAAGCGCGCTTCAACTACGAGATCCTCGACACGGTGGAAGCCGGCATCCAGCTTCAGGGCACGGAAGTGAAATCGCTGCGCGATGGCCGGTCCAACGTGGCCGACGCCTACGCCAGCGATACCAACGGCGAGCTGTGGCTCTACAATTTCCACATTCCCGAGTATCAGAAGGCAATGACGCTGCTCAACCACGAGCTGCGCCGCCCGCGCAAGCTGCTGCTGCGCCGCAGTGAACTGAACAAGATGATCGGCTCGATCCAGAAGGAAGGGCTCACCATCGTGCCGCTGCGCGTCTATTTCAACGCGCGCGGCATGGCGAAGGTGCTGGTGGCGCTGGCGAAGGGCAAGAAGAACCACGACAAGCGCGAGACGTCCAAGCAGCGCGACTGGCAGCGCGACAAGCAACGCCTGCTGCGCGACAAGGGCTGA
- a CDS encoding aminotransferase class I/II-fold pyridoxal phosphate-dependent enzyme, producing the protein MTKRGGIGGLKAAAKDQLLAAGRASRKAGLERKFDRMVPKETERRTASTAFDFGTLDEVRQLKIQRAAADILKIESPFFRSHEVRAAAHTQIDGREYINFSSYDYCGLNGDPRVTEAAKAATDTFGTSVSASRVVSGERPFHREFEAAIAHYLGVEDAVVMVSGHATNVTTIGHLLKKDDLVLTDAFIHNSIVEGVRLSGATRLTFRHNDLDHLEELLSKSRSSFDRVLIAVEGLYSMDGDSPPLAKLVRLKNRYDAWLLVDEAHALGVVGETGRGLAERDGVDPNAVEIWMGTLSKTLSSCGGFIAGSSSLVEYLKATAPGFVFSVGLPPASTAAALAALKILDEEPERVTKLVENGQHFLKTAKAAGLDTGTSEGLAVVPIIIGDSILAAVVSHRLSEAGLNVQPIIYPAVPEKAARLRFFINSTHTFEDIERAVELTATCLKLAASEGEGLKLLANSLAR; encoded by the coding sequence ATGACGAAACGCGGTGGCATCGGTGGGTTGAAGGCGGCGGCCAAGGATCAGCTCCTGGCCGCTGGTCGCGCCTCCCGCAAGGCCGGTCTGGAGCGCAAGTTCGACCGGATGGTGCCGAAGGAAACCGAACGGCGGACCGCGTCCACCGCGTTCGATTTCGGCACCCTCGATGAAGTGCGCCAGCTGAAGATCCAGCGCGCTGCCGCCGACATCCTGAAGATCGAAAGCCCGTTCTTCCGCTCCCACGAAGTCCGGGCCGCCGCCCATACGCAGATCGACGGTCGCGAGTACATCAACTTCTCGTCGTACGATTATTGCGGCCTCAACGGCGACCCGCGCGTCACCGAAGCCGCCAAGGCAGCGACCGACACCTTCGGCACCTCCGTCTCGGCGAGCCGCGTCGTGTCCGGCGAGCGCCCGTTCCACCGGGAATTCGAGGCGGCCATCGCCCATTATCTCGGCGTGGAAGATGCCGTGGTGATGGTGTCCGGCCATGCCACCAACGTCACGACCATCGGGCACCTTCTGAAAAAGGACGATCTCGTCCTCACCGATGCCTTCATCCACAACTCCATTGTGGAGGGCGTGCGCCTGTCGGGCGCGACCCGTCTCACCTTCCGCCACAACGATCTGGACCATCTGGAAGAGCTCCTGAGCAAGAGCCGCTCGAGCTTCGACCGGGTGCTGATTGCGGTGGAGGGCCTTTACTCCATGGACGGGGACTCGCCGCCCCTTGCCAAGCTGGTGCGCCTCAAAAACCGCTACGATGCGTGGCTGCTGGTGGATGAAGCCCACGCGCTGGGCGTTGTGGGTGAAACCGGCCGTGGCCTCGCCGAGCGCGACGGGGTGGACCCCAACGCGGTTGAAATCTGGATGGGCACGCTGTCGAAGACGCTGTCGTCCTGCGGCGGCTTCATTGCCGGGTCGTCCTCGCTGGTGGAATATCTGAAGGCGACGGCGCCGGGCTTCGTGTTCTCGGTGGGCCTGCCGCCGGCATCCACCGCAGCTGCCCTGGCTGCGCTCAAGATTCTGGACGAAGAGCCGGAGCGAGTGACCAAACTGGTGGAAAACGGCCAGCATTTCCTGAAGACGGCGAAAGCGGCCGGGCTCGACACCGGCACCAGCGAAGGCCTTGCCGTGGTGCCGATCATCATCGGGGACAGCATTCTGGCCGCCGTCGTGTCGCACCGCCTGTCCGAAGCCGGGCTCAACGTGCAGCCGATCATCTATCCGGCCGTGCCGGAGAAGGCCGCGCGCCTGCGGTTTTTCATCAACTCGACGCACACGTTCGAGGACATCGAGCGCGCGGTCGAGCTCACGGCCACCTGCCTCAAGCTGGCCGCCTCCGAAGGCGAAGGGCTGAAGCTGCTCGCCAACAGTCTGGCACGGTAG
- a CDS encoding SDR family NAD(P)-dependent oxidoreductase — protein sequence MTVSVSKVALVGAACRLPSANGLDEFWDVLRSGRCVVTQIDEDRFGTQQHLHPDRTAPGRAVTFAAGQLARPFDFDPGYFGISPREAAAMDPQQRVILEVSVEALENAGIPPSSLAGEKVGVYVGASSLDYGTNAQLDMAVIEPQSMTGNTLSIIANRLSYAFDLRGPSYVIDTACSSSLIALHRAIEDIQNGRVETALVGGVSMLFHPVPFAGFSRASMLSENGLCRAFDAGADGYVRSEGAVTLVLRADTAARANGDPILARFVGSGTNADGRTAGLSLPSMDAQAALLEEVYERFEVDPNQMAFVEAHGTGTRVGDPIEAEAIGRVIATRRTDPLLIGSSKTNFGHLEPASGLVGVLKAQMALANNCLPANLHFDKPNPDIRFEALNLKVASEATPLARNGTPRAAGINSFGFGGANAHVVMEDGEPVAPLPLTHRAAPIVISAASEPALRQLAARSADALAAAGDTALYANAAAHGRQRLPFRAVIAPGTTDEVGAALTAVAAGEKHERAVLGEALTAAQAPVFVYSGNGSQWAGMGRTAYQNETDFRLSFDRADRLFMSVAGWSLVTMLFSEDLESEIERTEIAQPLLFALQVALTESLQKKGLTPSAVVGHSVGEVAAAWAAGALSLADAVRVIHARSTHQEVTRHLGGMAALLLPPDEARAAIAPYAGLEVAAENSSRSVTISGPVGALAEFGKAARKKRWALKRLDLDYPFHCALVEPIRDPLLNSLASIEPQTSTLPMVSSVTGALVDGRDLGATYWWDNVRQPVLFSAAIKSLLGEHRLFLEIGPRPVLTGYLNDAARTSDLKAVVLSSFQQNDAATQPVSEVIRGALANGASVDEDILFGAKAASASVLPNYPWQHAYYRTAESSERVRLLDRRAHVLLGDRHDLDQSVWLVSHDARRLPFLVDHKVEEAVVFPAAGFTEMLLAAGRALYKDAALEVRDLDIYAPLVLDDATEREVRTREIAPHTFLIESRVRLSTDPYMPHVKATVGKAPAAPQNPLPFEVPADAAIVPAARLYEMTRAFGLPYGPVFRRANSVSLIDDSRAHVRLASADPATAKFGFVLDPTLFDSCFHALFAFLAGKIEGGDTAVLPIRVGRLVMAQNAAAPVEADLSVRMPTEGIVEADFTLRDAAGGIVAVIEAVRFQAVPLNRHAGAETIFAAPYIKRISRALEPASAVPALPAHLLAADGAEPSETALLMEAGVQAAAEEALGALLSEPARLNDLCEKGKLNRTAVPLVTRLLLALEASEQAEEKDGRWQVTGAGLAVADVVGLLSAEHPDRVAETALLAALPTFFENAIRNGLDETLPAADPLMAQLLTDAPFSAPLFGALSETLDALFAGNDAALRVLVIGAANTTFLRGLASKIDPERVRLVITDRDRTDAERLSLVFERVTGVEVAPFGTLAAEHHPFDAIVVAPALGAPLLADLVELLKPGGTVLGAAYGPALFTDALAGLSTEWWAGSADPESPVGRLIDADEWRTAIEGIGLQVRGVGALASAECDALLWSAGREAAAERTNWPELPSLHAVGEIARRVCDALSAMQEEQPPVLDLASGPEGDCLVAIHENDPAKLASRLTEISRFLEGLGTEARNVTLVTFGAQVPGANEVRPVAAAIGAFGRVAINEFPHLSLRLVDVAQSFEPSEAAVRLRAELAELNAEREIVLTSDHRGAVRYRPTAPQGPAGGDMTTLAIPHRGSIDHLVWRTAKNPALGAGDVRLRVEAVGLNFRDVMWTLGLLPHEALQDGFAGATLGMECAGVVEAIGADVTDLAVGDPVIAFAPACFASHVTVTASAVARRPADLGPAATASVPVAFLTAYYALVELGQLEEGDTVLIHGGAGGVGLAALQIAKWRGATVFATAGTTEKRALLTRLGADEVFDSRGLTFADEARAATGGEGVDVVLNSLAGEAMERSVGALKPFGRFLELGKRDFYADTKLGLRPFRRNLSYFGIDADQLMKHKPKSAKRILKTVIDLFGTGELTPLPYRMFAADGVRDAFRLMQSAGHIGKIIVEAPLPPEPRPEPRAVVAPDKAYLLVGGTSGFGFATAEWLIAEGARHLVLASRSGVKDETIAAAIEAHRAAGVSITLATLDVTDKAATAALVAEIAAERPLGGVFQMAMVLDDALITSLDEDRFATPITPKVAGVISLEAATRDVPHDLFVVYSSITVQLGNPGQANYVAANAFLEAIARRRRAEGKPALAISWGGIGDVGVLARDSSANELLQRKLGRHLVSSAEGLAGLKALIEDGAMTEGPAVRLIGKVDWAAARKDLELVKSPSFEDLAEEPTESGEGGGAINLSERLAGLTDQEALGEVTRLLTGEISRILKLPTGEIDVHKPLTALGMDSLMGVELRMAAEQRLGIDIPLMSLAAGATLTDLAKKVVQRGRGDDAVMDEDSEAVASRHLSENVEKGDTDIEALEAAVLQKTSGMRKIIS from the coding sequence ATGACCGTGTCCGTTTCGAAGGTGGCCCTGGTGGGCGCGGCCTGCCGTTTGCCGTCTGCGAACGGTCTCGATGAGTTCTGGGATGTCCTGCGCAGTGGCCGCTGTGTCGTCACGCAGATCGACGAAGACCGTTTCGGAACCCAGCAACACCTCCATCCCGACCGGACGGCGCCCGGCCGTGCGGTGACTTTCGCTGCCGGCCAGCTGGCCCGGCCATTCGATTTCGACCCCGGCTATTTCGGCATTTCCCCGCGCGAAGCGGCTGCGATGGACCCGCAGCAGCGCGTCATTCTGGAAGTTTCCGTCGAGGCGCTGGAGAATGCCGGCATCCCACCCTCGTCGCTGGCGGGCGAAAAGGTTGGCGTCTACGTCGGTGCTTCCTCGCTGGACTACGGCACCAACGCCCAGCTCGACATGGCGGTGATCGAACCCCAGTCGATGACCGGCAACACCCTGTCGATCATCGCCAACCGCCTCTCCTACGCGTTCGATCTGCGCGGGCCGTCCTACGTCATCGACACGGCGTGCTCGTCCTCGCTGATCGCGCTCCACCGCGCCATCGAAGACATCCAGAACGGCCGTGTCGAGACCGCGCTCGTGGGCGGCGTCTCGATGCTGTTCCATCCCGTGCCGTTCGCCGGGTTCTCGCGCGCGTCCATGCTGTCGGAAAACGGCCTTTGCCGTGCGTTCGATGCCGGTGCCGACGGCTACGTCCGCTCCGAAGGGGCGGTGACGCTGGTGCTGCGCGCAGATACCGCAGCCCGTGCCAATGGCGACCCCATCCTGGCCCGCTTCGTCGGCTCCGGCACCAACGCGGACGGGCGCACCGCCGGCCTCTCGCTGCCTTCGATGGATGCGCAGGCCGCACTTCTGGAAGAGGTCTACGAGCGCTTCGAGGTGGACCCGAACCAGATGGCGTTCGTCGAAGCCCATGGCACTGGCACCCGCGTCGGCGACCCGATCGAGGCAGAGGCCATCGGCCGGGTGATTGCGACCCGCCGCACCGACCCCCTGCTGATCGGCTCATCCAAGACCAATTTCGGCCATCTGGAGCCGGCGTCCGGCCTCGTCGGCGTCCTGAAGGCGCAGATGGCGCTTGCCAACAATTGTCTGCCCGCCAACCTCCATTTCGACAAGCCCAACCCGGACATCCGGTTCGAGGCGCTGAACCTCAAGGTGGCCAGCGAGGCGACGCCGCTGGCGCGCAACGGCACGCCGCGGGCCGCGGGCATCAACTCCTTCGGCTTCGGCGGCGCCAACGCGCACGTGGTGATGGAAGACGGCGAGCCGGTCGCTCCCTTGCCGCTGACTCACCGCGCGGCCCCCATCGTCATCAGCGCCGCCAGCGAGCCTGCGCTGCGCCAGCTGGCTGCCCGCAGCGCCGATGCGCTGGCCGCGGCCGGTGACACCGCACTTTACGCCAATGCCGCGGCCCACGGTCGCCAGCGGCTTCCGTTCCGCGCCGTCATCGCGCCGGGCACCACCGATGAGGTGGGCGCCGCGCTCACCGCCGTGGCTGCCGGCGAAAAGCATGAGCGCGCCGTTCTGGGCGAAGCGCTGACCGCAGCGCAGGCGCCGGTGTTCGTCTATTCCGGCAACGGCTCGCAGTGGGCCGGCATGGGCCGGACCGCCTACCAGAACGAGACCGATTTCCGCCTGTCGTTCGACCGGGCGGACCGCCTGTTCATGTCGGTGGCCGGCTGGTCTCTCGTGACGATGCTGTTCTCCGAAGATCTTGAGAGCGAGATCGAGCGCACCGAGATCGCGCAGCCGCTCCTTTTCGCGCTGCAGGTGGCGCTCACCGAATCGCTCCAGAAAAAGGGCCTCACCCCGTCGGCTGTCGTTGGCCATTCGGTGGGCGAGGTGGCCGCGGCCTGGGCCGCAGGCGCGCTCAGCCTGGCCGATGCGGTGCGGGTCATCCACGCCCGCTCCACGCACCAGGAGGTCACACGGCACCTTGGCGGCATGGCTGCGCTGCTCCTGCCGCCGGACGAGGCGCGTGCCGCCATCGCGCCATATGCCGGCCTCGAAGTGGCGGCAGAAAATTCCTCGCGGTCTGTCACCATTTCCGGTCCGGTCGGCGCGCTTGCCGAATTTGGCAAGGCAGCGCGCAAGAAGCGCTGGGCGCTGAAGCGGCTCGACCTCGACTATCCGTTCCACTGCGCTCTCGTGGAGCCGATCCGCGATCCGCTGCTCAACTCGCTCGCCAGCATCGAGCCCCAGACATCGACGCTGCCGATGGTCTCCAGCGTCACCGGCGCCCTGGTGGATGGCCGCGACCTCGGGGCCACCTACTGGTGGGATAACGTACGCCAGCCCGTGCTGTTCAGTGCAGCGATCAAGTCGCTCCTGGGTGAACACCGCCTGTTCCTCGAAATTGGTCCGCGCCCGGTGCTGACCGGTTATCTGAACGACGCCGCCCGGACCTCGGACCTCAAGGCAGTGGTCCTGTCGTCGTTCCAGCAAAATGACGCCGCAACCCAGCCGGTGTCCGAAGTCATCCGCGGTGCGCTGGCCAACGGCGCCTCGGTGGACGAGGACATCCTGTTCGGCGCCAAGGCGGCATCGGCGTCGGTTCTGCCGAACTACCCGTGGCAGCACGCCTACTATCGCACGGCCGAATCCAGCGAGCGCGTGCGCCTGCTGGACCGGCGCGCACACGTTCTCCTCGGCGACCGGCACGACCTGGACCAGTCGGTCTGGCTGGTGTCTCACGATGCCAGGCGCCTCCCCTTCCTCGTGGACCACAAGGTGGAGGAAGCCGTCGTCTTCCCCGCCGCGGGTTTCACCGAGATGCTGCTTGCCGCCGGTCGTGCGCTGTACAAGGACGCGGCCCTCGAGGTGCGCGATCTCGACATCTACGCCCCGCTGGTGCTGGACGATGCCACCGAACGCGAGGTGCGAACCCGCGAGATTGCGCCGCATACCTTCCTCATCGAAAGCCGGGTGCGGCTGTCCACCGACCCCTACATGCCGCATGTGAAGGCAACTGTGGGCAAGGCACCGGCCGCGCCGCAGAATCCCCTGCCGTTCGAGGTTCCGGCGGATGCCGCCATCGTTCCCGCGGCTCGGCTTTACGAAATGACGCGGGCGTTCGGCCTGCCGTACGGCCCGGTGTTCCGCCGTGCCAACTCGGTGTCGCTGATCGATGACAGCCGCGCCCATGTGCGCCTCGCATCCGCCGATCCGGCGACGGCCAAGTTCGGCTTCGTCCTCGACCCGACCCTGTTCGACAGCTGCTTCCACGCCCTGTTCGCCTTTCTTGCGGGCAAGATCGAAGGCGGCGACACGGCGGTTCTGCCGATCCGTGTGGGCCGGCTGGTGATGGCACAGAACGCTGCCGCGCCCGTGGAAGCCGACCTTTCGGTGCGGATGCCCACCGAGGGGATTGTCGAGGCCGACTTCACGCTGCGCGATGCCGCGGGCGGGATTGTCGCCGTCATCGAGGCCGTGCGCTTCCAGGCGGTGCCGCTCAACCGCCACGCTGGCGCCGAGACGATTTTTGCCGCCCCCTATATCAAGCGGATCAGCCGTGCGCTGGAGCCTGCGTCGGCGGTGCCGGCGCTGCCCGCCCACCTTCTGGCCGCGGATGGGGCCGAGCCTTCGGAAACCGCGCTGCTCATGGAAGCCGGCGTGCAGGCGGCTGCCGAAGAGGCGCTGGGCGCCCTCCTGTCCGAGCCCGCCCGCCTCAACGACCTTTGCGAAAAAGGCAAGCTGAACCGCACTGCAGTGCCGCTTGTCACCCGGCTTTTGCTGGCGCTGGAAGCGTCCGAGCAGGCCGAGGAAAAGGACGGTCGCTGGCAGGTCACCGGCGCGGGTCTGGCCGTGGCCGACGTGGTCGGGCTTCTTTCGGCCGAGCATCCGGACCGGGTGGCGGAAACCGCACTTCTGGCCGCGCTCCCCACCTTCTTCGAGAATGCCATTCGCAACGGGCTGGACGAGACGCTGCCCGCCGCTGACCCTTTGATGGCGCAGCTTCTGACCGATGCGCCGTTCTCCGCGCCGCTGTTTGGCGCCTTGTCCGAAACGCTGGACGCGCTGTTTGCCGGCAACGACGCCGCGCTCCGCGTCCTGGTGATCGGGGCGGCCAACACCACCTTCCTGCGTGGCCTTGCCAGCAAGATCGACCCCGAGCGCGTCCGCCTCGTCATCACCGACCGCGACCGGACCGACGCCGAGCGCCTCAGCCTCGTGTTCGAACGGGTGACCGGTGTCGAAGTGGCGCCGTTCGGCACGCTTGCTGCGGAGCATCATCCGTTTGACGCGATCGTGGTTGCGCCGGCGCTTGGCGCGCCGCTGCTCGCCGACCTGGTGGAGCTCCTGAAACCGGGCGGAACGGTTCTGGGCGCGGCCTACGGGCCTGCACTATTTACCGACGCGCTGGCAGGCCTCAGCACGGAATGGTGGGCGGGATCTGCTGATCCCGAATCGCCGGTCGGCCGCCTGATCGACGCCGATGAGTGGCGCACCGCCATCGAAGGCATCGGCCTTCAGGTGCGCGGTGTTGGGGCACTCGCCTCCGCCGAATGCGATGCGCTCCTGTGGTCCGCCGGCCGTGAGGCTGCGGCAGAGCGGACGAACTGGCCGGAGCTTCCGTCGCTCCATGCCGTGGGCGAGATTGCCCGCCGCGTCTGCGACGCGCTGTCCGCCATGCAGGAAGAGCAGCCGCCGGTGCTGGATCTGGCCTCCGGACCGGAGGGCGATTGTCTGGTCGCCATCCACGAGAACGACCCGGCCAAACTTGCAAGCCGGCTCACCGAGATCAGCCGTTTCCTCGAAGGTCTGGGCACTGAGGCCCGCAACGTCACCCTTGTGACGTTCGGTGCGCAGGTGCCGGGTGCCAACGAGGTGCGCCCCGTGGCAGCCGCCATTGGCGCCTTCGGCCGCGTTGCCATCAACGAGTTCCCGCACCTTTCGCTGCGGCTGGTGGATGTGGCGCAGAGCTTCGAGCCGAGCGAAGCCGCGGTCCGGTTGCGCGCGGAGCTTGCAGAGCTGAACGCAGAACGCGAGATCGTGCTGACCAGCGACCATCGCGGCGCCGTGCGCTACCGGCCGACCGCGCCGCAGGGCCCTGCCGGTGGCGACATGACCACGCTTGCGATCCCGCACCGTGGCTCCATCGATCATCTGGTCTGGCGCACCGCGAAAAACCCGGCGCTGGGCGCTGGCGACGTTCGCCTGCGCGTGGAAGCGGTCGGTCTCAACTTCCGCGATGTGATGTGGACGCTGGGCCTTCTTCCGCACGAGGCGTTGCAGGACGGCTTTGCCGGCGCGACGCTTGGGATGGAATGCGCCGGCGTGGTCGAAGCCATCGGCGCTGACGTGACCGACCTTGCGGTGGGCGACCCTGTCATCGCCTTCGCACCGGCCTGTTTTGCCTCCCATGTCACCGTCACCGCGTCTGCCGTTGCCCGCCGGCCGGCCGACCTTGGCCCGGCGGCCACAGCCAGCGTCCCGGTCGCGTTCCTGACGGCGTATTACGCGCTGGTGGAGCTCGGCCAGCTGGAGGAGGGCGACACCGTCCTCATCCACGGCGGCGCTGGCGGCGTCGGCCTTGCGGCACTGCAGATCGCCAAGTGGCGCGGCGCAACCGTGTTTGCCACCGCAGGAACCACCGAAAAGCGGGCGCTGCTGACCCGCCTTGGCGCCGACGAAGTGTTCGATTCCCGCGGCCTGACCTTTGCCGACGAGGCGCGTGCCGCCACGGGCGGCGAAGGCGTCGATGTGGTGCTCAATTCGCTGGCCGGCGAGGCGATGGAGCGGTCCGTCGGGGCGCTGAAGCCGTTTGGCCGGTTCCTGGAGCTCGGCAAGCGCGACTTCTACGCCGACACAAAGCTCGGCCTGCGCCCCTTCCGCCGCAACCTCAGCTATTTCGGCATCGACGCCGACCAGCTGATGAAGCACAAGCCGAAGTCCGCCAAGCGCATCCTGAAGACGGTGATCGACCTCTTCGGCACCGGCGAGCTGACCCCGCTGCCCTACCGCATGTTCGCGGCGGACGGCGTGCGCGATGCGTTCCGCCTGATGCAGTCGGCTGGCCATATCGGCAAGATCATTGTCGAGGCGCCCCTGCCGCCCGAACCGCGGCCGGAGCCGCGCGCCGTTGTCGCCCCGGACAAGGCGTATCTGCTGGTGGGCGGTACGTCCGGCTTCGGCTTTGCCACCGCAGAGTGGCTGATTGCGGAAGGTGCCCGGCATCTGGTTCTCGCCAGCCGCTCCGGCGTCAAGGACGAGACGATTGCGGCGGCCATTGAGGCGCACCGCGCGGCCGGTGTCAGCATCACGCTTGCAACGCTGGACGTGACTGACAAGGCCGCGACGGCTGCGCTGGTGGCCGAGATTGCCGCCGAGCGCCCGCTGGGCGGCGTGTTCCAGATGGCCATGGTGCTGGACGACGCGCTGATCACGTCCCTGGACGAAGACCGCTTCGCCACGCCAATCACACCCAAAGTTGCCGGTGTTATCTCGCTGGAGGCGGCCACGCGCGACGTGCCGCACGACCTGTTTGTGGTCTACTCCTCCATCACCGTGCAACTCGGCAATCCGGGGCAGGCCAATTACGTGGCCGCCAATGCCTTCCTGGAAGCCATCGCGCGGCGTCGCCGGGCCGAGGGCAAGCCTGCACTCGCCATCTCCTGGGGCGGCATTGGCGACGTTGGCGTCCTGGCCCGTGATTCCAGCGCCAACGAGCTGTTGCAGCGCAAGCTCGGGCGCCATCTGGTCAGCTCCGCCGAAGGCCTTGCCGGTCTGAAGGCGCTGATCGAAGACGGCGCGATGACCGAAGGCCCTGCGGTCCGTCTCATCGGCAAGGTGGACTGGGCTGCGGCGCGCAAGGATCTGGAGCTGGTGAAAAGCCCCTCGTTCGAGGACCTTGCCGAGGAGCCGACCGAATCAGGCGAAGGCGGCGGCGCGATCAACCTGTCCGAACGCCTCGCCGGCCTCACCGATCAGGAAGCGCTTGGCGAAGTGACGCGCCTCCTCACCGGCGAAATTTCGCGGATCCTCAAGCTGCCCACCGGCGAGATCGACGTGCACAAGCCGCTCACCGCGCTCGGCATGGATTCGCTGATGGGTGTGGAACTGCGCATGGCGGCCGAGCAGCGGCTCGGAATCGACATTCCGCTGATGTCGCTGGCGGCCGGCGCAACGCTGACCGACCTTGCCAAGAAGGTGGTCCAGCGCGGCCGTGGCGACGATGCGGTGATGGACGAGGATTCAGAGGCTGTGGCAAGTCGCCACCTCTCTGAAAACGTCGAAAAGGGCGACACCGACATCGAGGCGCTCGAAGCGGCCGTTCTTCAGAAGACGAGCGGCATGAGGAAGATCATTTCATGA